A window of Coprobacter tertius genomic DNA:
ATTTAAATTCACAGTTATTCCAACCGTCTTTTATTCTAACGTAGGTTTCCTTTTGCTTTTTCTTGATCCATTCTTCGATCAATTCATCTTGTTTGGCCTTTTCCACAACAGCCTTAAGAGCTTGATAATCGTCTCCGATATTTGCCCTATGTCCAAGTGTACGACTCTTCAACTTTACAATAGCAACGACTTCTTTTCCATTTGTTTCATCAACCATCTCAAACGGTTTCGATATATCTCCAACATTCATCTTATCAACAACTTTAGCTACATCCTGAGGCAGTTCCCCCATTTCAAATTTAGTAGTGCCGTCATGTTTATTCACCATCAATCCATAATTATTTCGCGTATCTTTATCTTGTGATAAATGAAGAGCTGCTTCTTCAAATGTAAATTTCTTTTTATCAATAATATCGGTACGAAGAGTATCGAGTAAATTAACTGCATCATCTAAATCTTTCTGAGCAATTTCAGGACGTAAAAGGATATGTCTTACATTTACACGATCTCCCCTTTTCTCAATTAATTGTATAATATGGTATCCGTATTCTGTTTCTACTATTTTAGAAACTTTCTTCGGATCATTAAGACTAAAAGCAACTTTGGCAAATTCGGGGACAAACTCGGCTTTTCCCTTGAAGCCCATTTCACCTCCCATACGAGCTGAGCCAGGGTCTTGAGAATACATAATAGCCAAAGTAGAAAAATCGGCATCTCCTTTATTTATTCGGTCGGTATATTCACGTAAACGTGATTTTATATTATCGATTTCCTGTTGTGGAATACGAGGTTTAACCGATAATATTTGCACTTCTACCTGTGTCGGAATATAAGGAATACTATCTGCAGGAAGGTTCGAGAAGTAGCGTCGTACATCAGAAGGGGTTATTTTTATATCCTTCACCAACGCTTTTTTCATCTCATTTACAGTTTCATTATTTCTAACCGATTCCGTCAGTTCTTCTCTTATTTGAGCCATTGTCTTACCTTGGTATTCTTCCATTTTTTCTTTGGACCCATAAAAATTCAGAATATAATAATTTATCTGGGCATCGACTTGCTGTAATACGACAGCATCGTTAACTTCGATACTGTCGAGTTTTGCCTGATGTAAAAATAATTTCTGAATAGCAATTCTTTCAGGAAGAACACAATAAGGATCGCCATCGATCTTTTCTCCGCTATATTGTAAAGACCGGTAATAGTCTTCGACTTCGGATTTTAAAATTGCTTCATCACCTACTACCCAAACGACTTCATCGATAACATTATTATCCTGTGCATTTGCAGTAAAGGCTAATGCCATAAACATGACCGGAAGAATAAATGTATTAAAAAATTTATGCATGTCTTTATTATTTATTTTTATTCTTTTCTTTATTTCTTTGCGATCCATAATATTCTATTCTATTATCCTTTATCGCTTTCTCGTATAATTCTTTTTCGGTATTTACCAAAAATTGTAATCGCATTTTATTCGTCAGAATTTCACGTATCTGACGTTTAGCAAAATCAAACGGCATAACACTACCGGGAACTTTATAATCACTGATATTCAATAAATACCAATAACCGCCATCACTTATCTCCAAATATTTTTGACGTCTCAAGAAATCGGTTTCATCGGAAATCTCATACGGAATATTATCCATTACTTCGCTAAAAGAAACCCAGCGGTCATAAAAATATTCGTATATTACAGCATTATTCAAACCATATTTTTCAATATTTTCTACGGCATCGGGTTTATCAGATCGATACCATTTCTTTAACTGTGAAATACGAGGAGAATTAACCGGCACTTTAATAAACAACCCTCTTATTATTCCCGATTTCAATTTAAACTCATCTGCATGCTTATCGTAATAAGCTTTAAGATCACCTTCAGATATTTCCTTCGACAGCTTCTCATCCAGCAGTTGTTTCTTATATTCAAAAATAATAAGATCTTCTCGATACCGATCCACTTTTTGATCAATCTTGGAAAGATCGGGTATATTTTTCGCTGCGACATCGTACAAAATACGATCATTAACCCACTGGGCAATATAATTGTCGGCAAATCGAGCACTATCTGCAGCTGATAATCCGTTAGGCATATCATTCGATAATTCATCCCGGTAAAGAACCTGATCCCCAACCCTTACCAATGCATTATTCTCATTGTTAATATTCTTTCCTCCTCTGTTACATGCCATAAAGAAGGCACTTACAAACAGGCATATCAACAATGAGAATAAATTACGCATATACTGCTAATTTTAGTTTTACTTTTCAAGCTATAAAAGTACAACTAAATTTGCTGATACTAATCCTTCTTAACTGTTTTTAGAACATCTTCATGTATTTCAACCGGATATTTTAAATTTAATTGCTCAACCCATTTTTCCTCAAGATAATTCTGGTAATCTGCAGTAACCTGCCCCCGAATATCAGTATATACCTGAGGTCCTTTTTTCAGCATCTTTCCAGAAACGAAAATGACAGGAAATTTAGAATCCACAGGCTTTTCTCCAATCTTAAAAGCCAGTTTATCAACAATTTCGTTATCCCCCTTTACAAACAAGCCTCTTTCTATACGTACCTGTTTTAAAGTATCATTATTAAATTCTTTATTAACATACATAACTACCGAGTCGATTGGTAATGTTTTAATACGCTTTTTTACTTGTTTAGCAATCTCTTTACTGGAACATTTTACGACAAACCCTTTATATTTTGGCTCATCCCAACGATATTTTTTCTTATTCTTCTTAAAATACTCAGCCAATCCGACTTCATCTTTCGATGCTTTATCCCAAACTTCCTGATTACTAATCTCGAACAACAACATTCCATCACGATATTCATTCATTAAATTTCTGAAATCAGGATATTTTCTTTCCAACTGGCTGTCTTCATAATTCAAAACAGTCTTATTTACATAAGCATCTAACATCAAATCAAGCATCATTTTGGCACTGGCATTTCGTACCGAGCGTCGCATCCCCATCGCATCTTGGGCAAAATCGCTTATTTTATAAATTTCACCATCGAGGGTAAATAAAGGTAACCGATCATTGGCAATTGTAGCAAGGTATAATGAATCGGTGGGATAAGCCGTTGAAATGAGACTATTCAAACGCTCTTTCGCCGTTTCATTTATTGTAAAATGATATTCTTTCTTCAACTTACCGATCAAGACTTTTTGCCCCAAAGTACCTCTTTCATCTCTTGCAATTGTACGCATTATCAAAGGTTTCATTTCGTCATAAGGTTTGAGGGCTCTTTTATCGAGCAATCTGATTATATGCCATCCATAAGCTGTTTTTATCGGTTGTGAAATGTCTCCTACATTCTTTAATGCAAACGCAGCTTCTTCATATTCAGGAACAATACGTCCGGTACTTATCCAGGGCATTTCTCCCCCTTTTTGCGCCGAACCAGTATCTTCAGATTTTTCCCGTGCAATCTTAGCAAAATCTCCCCCCTGAATAACTTCTTGATAAATTTCTTTGATTTTTGCTTCTTTCGCCTTTGCCTGATCGGGTGTATCTTCGGGAGAAGTCATTATCATGATATGCGCAGTAAGAATTTCACCCCTGCTCGGGCGACGATCCCAAACCTTTACTAAATGATAACCAAACTGCGTTTCAACCGGTTCCGATACCGAACCCACCGGAGTCTGATATGCCGCCATTTCAAACGGATAAACTGTTCTGAATCCGGTAATATAGCCTAAATTACCATGATTTTGTCTTACCGAAGGATCCTCAGAATATTCATCGGCCATTTTATTAAAATCAGCACCATTTCTTATTTTATTCAAAACTTCGAGAGCTCTGCCATGCACCTTTTCTTTCTCTTCGACAGATGAACCCGGATTTACATTAAAAAGGATATGACTTACCTTAATTTCTTCTTTTAAACGATCATAAGCTTCTTGAGCCAGCTTATCGTCCACACTCGTATCTACAAGGTAAGGTTTTGCCAATTGCTTGCGATAACCGGCCAACTCGGTCTGAAACGCCCTTGTCGTATCTATTTTATGAGCTTCGGCTTCAGCGACTTTTAATTTATAATTTTTAAAAAGAACTACATATTCATCTAACGATTTATGATCGATCTGTTGCTGATTATTTTTATTATAAATATATTCGAATTCAGATTTTTTTATGCTTTTCCCGTTAACCTTCATTATTTCAGGATCATTATCAGCATTCTGAGCAGTCATAGATACAACACATCCCATAAAAAGAGATAATACTAACCAGTTCTTTTTCATTTGTTTTTTATTTAATATTGTAGGGCTTGTAAACCCTCGTTATTACAAAATATAGTTAATAAAAAGAATACACTAATTTAACGATTCAAATATAAAAAAATTATATTTACAACGCTAAATTAGTGTATTTATAACGTATCCTATAAACGGAATTTTATCCTCTGCTACTATAATTGGGTGATTCGCTGGTAATTGTTACATCATGAGGATGACTTTCGGCAACTCCGGCATTTGTAATACGAGTAAATTTAGCTTTGTGCAAAGCATCTATATCGGCAGCTCCGCAGTAACCCATTCCAGCTCGTAACCCGCCAACCATCTGATAGATTACTTCATATAACGAACCCTTATAAGGTACCCTTGCAGCGATTCCTTCGGGAACGAGCTTCTTGACATCGGTTTCACCTGCCTGAAAATATCGGTCTTTAGAGCCTTTTTCCATCGCTTCGAGAGATCCCATACCCCGGTACGATTTAAATTTACGTCCGTTATATATAATCGTTTCGCCCGGCGATTCTTCTACACCGGCCAACATCCCCCCCAACATTACGGAATAGCCGCCGGCAGCTAATGCTTTTACAATATCACCCGAATAACGAATACCACCGTCTGCGATTAAAGGAATATTAGTTCCTTTCAATGCTTTTGCCACTTCATAAACCGCAGATAACTGAGGAACTCCTACGCCAGCAATAACACGTGTCGTACAAATAGACCCCGGCCCTATTCCTACTTTTACTCCATCTGCTCCGGCATCAGCCAAATAACGAGCAGCCTCACCAGTTGCTATATTCCCCACAACAACATCGATTTGCGGATATTTAGCTTTTACCTGCTTCAACAAATTTATAACATGTACAGAATGCCCGTGAGCCGTATCGATTACTATTGCATCTGCACCGGCATCAACAAGAGCAGCAACACGTTCCATAGAATCACCGGTTACTCCTACACCTGCAGCAACACGCAAACGACCGAGTTTATCCTTACAAGCAAAAGGTTTATCTTTAGCTTTGGTTATATCCTTGTACGTTACCAGCCCTATTAATTTACCGTTCTTATCTACAACAGGCAATTTCTCAATTTTATGTTGCTGTAAAATATCGGCAGCTTGCTGAAGATCGGTCGACTGAGTTGTCGTAACCAAATTGTCAGACGTCATAACCTCATCGATAAGACGATTTGGATTACGTTCGAAACGAAGATCTCGGTTGGTAACTATACCTACCAGGCATCCGTCATCCGATACCACCGGTATTCCACCGATGTGATATTCCTTCATCAACCCTAAAGCATCTTTTACTGTAGAACCTCTTTTTATGGTTATAGGATCGTAAATCATTCCATTTTCAGCTCTTTTTACCATATGCACTTGTCTTGCCTGGGCTTCTATCGGCATATTCTTATGTATTACACCGATACCCCCTTCTCGGGCTATAGCAATTGCCAACTGAGCCTCGGTAACAGTATCCATTGCTGCCGAAACTAAAGGAATATTTAACTGGATATTTCGTGAAAAACGAGTCGTAAGATCGACTTCACGCGGAAGAACTTCCGAATAAGCGGGGATTAACAATACATCATCGAATGTTAACCCGTCCATGACAACTTTATCTGCAATAAATGACATAATGAGGAAGGCGTTAAAAATTTATTGCGTGCAAAGATAAATATTTTTAATGAATCTTTATGCGTAAAATGCTTTTTTTTCATGCTTTTTTACACCATTACAACAACGGCTGTAGAAAATTTCTACAGCCGTTGCATAATTATATTATATAAAGAATCAATTTCCCATTTCCGAAAGGAATTTAATTCTTACCAAACGTATTTCTTCTTCTGTATAATCCCGTCCGAGTTCAGCAATCGCATCTTCGAGACTGTCACTATCGGCTTCTTTAAAATATTCGAAAATATCATCGATATGATCTTCATCCATTATTTCTTCCAGAAAATAATCGATATTTATTTTCGTACCCGAATATACAATGGCTTCTACCTCATCTAAAAGATCGGTAAATTCGAGACCTTTAGACTCAGCCAACTCATCGAGTGCAATCTTACGATCGATACCCTGAATAATAGATACTTTTAATTTCGATTTATTAGCGACAGTACGCACTCTTAAGTCTTCGGGACGTTCTATCTCATTCTCATCACAATGTATCTTTATTACTTTTATAAATTCTTCTCCATACCTTTTTGCTTTACCGGCTCCAACTCCTGGAATATTTTGTAACTCCTCCATAGTCACCGGATATGTAGTAGCCATAGCTTCGAGAGAAGGGTCCTGAAATATAACATAAGGAGGTAGTTCGAGCCTCTTGGCGATTTTCTTTCTCAAATCTTTAAGTATAGAATAAAGAGTTGGATCTACCGCACAAGAAGCTCCGCCTTTCATCGGTACTTCTTCTTCAACTTCATCGAAATCATTATCTTGTACAATCTTAAAAGATACCGGTTTTTTCAAAAAGGCATGGCCAGACTTCGTTACTTTCAATAAGCCATAATTTTCGATATCTTTATCGAGATAACCGGCAATAAGGGCTTGACGAATAACCGCATTCCATGTTTTTTCTTCTTCTCCCTGTCCACACCCGAATACCTCGAGATCGTCCTGATGATAAGATAATATTTCTGATGTTTCTTTTCCTAATAATACGTCGATCACATGATCGGCTTTAAACTTTTCTTTTAATGCAATTACAGTTTCAAGAACTGCACAAAGTAAATCTTGAGCTTCCACTTGTTTTTTAGGGTTTAAACAATTGTCACAATTTCCACAGTTTTCCTCTCCGTATTCTTCCCCAAAATAATGCAACAGTAGTTTACGACGACATACCGAAGACTCAGCATATGCTGCAGTTTCGAGCAGCAATTGTTTACCTATTTCTTGTTCTGCGATAGGCTTACCTTGCATAAATTTCTCGAGTTTCTGCAAATCTTTATTAACATAGAAAGTAATGCATTCTCCCTCACCTCCATCTCTTCCGGCCCTTCCGGTTTCCTGATAATAGCCCTCAAGACTTTTAAGAATATCATAATGTATTACAAAACGCACATCGGGTTTATCTATTCCCATACCAAAGGCTATCGTAGCTACGATA
This region includes:
- a CDS encoding peptidylprolyl isomerase, whose product is MKKNWLVLSLFMGCVVSMTAQNADNDPEIMKVNGKSIKKSEFEYIYNKNNQQQIDHKSLDEYVVLFKNYKLKVAEAEAHKIDTTRAFQTELAGYRKQLAKPYLVDTSVDDKLAQEAYDRLKEEIKVSHILFNVNPGSSVEEKEKVHGRALEVLNKIRNGADFNKMADEYSEDPSVRQNHGNLGYITGFRTVYPFEMAAYQTPVGSVSEPVETQFGYHLVKVWDRRPSRGEILTAHIMIMTSPEDTPDQAKAKEAKIKEIYQEVIQGGDFAKIAREKSEDTGSAQKGGEMPWISTGRIVPEYEEAAFALKNVGDISQPIKTAYGWHIIRLLDKRALKPYDEMKPLIMRTIARDERGTLGQKVLIGKLKKEYHFTINETAKERLNSLISTAYPTDSLYLATIANDRLPLFTLDGEIYKISDFAQDAMGMRRSVRNASAKMMLDLMLDAYVNKTVLNYEDSQLERKYPDFRNLMNEYRDGMLLFEISNQEVWDKASKDEVGLAEYFKKNKKKYRWDEPKYKGFVVKCSSKEIAKQVKKRIKTLPIDSVVMYVNKEFNNDTLKQVRIERGLFVKGDNEIVDKLAFKIGEKPVDSKFPVIFVSGKMLKKGPQVYTDIRGQVTADYQNYLEEKWVEQLNLKYPVEIHEDVLKTVKKD
- the recQ gene encoding DNA helicase RecQ, which encodes MAKSTNLTEELKRYFGFDTFKGNQKAIIENLLAGNDTFVLMPTGGGKSLCYQLPSMLLDGTAVVISPLIALMKNQVDAMRNFSEEDGVAHFINSSLNKAAIDQVKSDILSGKTKLLYVAPESLTKEENIEFLKQVKISFYAVDEAHCISEWGHDFRPEYRRIRPIINEIGSHPLIALTATATPKVQHDIQKNLGMIDSAVFKSSFNRPNLYYEVRPKTQNVDKDIIKYIKNQSGKSGIIYCLSRKKVEELAETLKVNGINALPYHAGMDSATRTANQDAFLLEKVDVIVATIAFGMGIDKPDVRFVIHYDILKSLEGYYQETGRAGRDGGEGECITFYVNKDLQKLEKFMQGKPIAEQEIGKQLLLETAAYAESSVCRRKLLLHYFGEEYGEENCGNCDNCLNPKKQVEAQDLLCAVLETVIALKEKFKADHVIDVLLGKETSEILSYHQDDLEVFGCGQGEEEKTWNAVIRQALIAGYLDKDIENYGLLKVTKSGHAFLKKPVSFKIVQDNDFDEVEEEVPMKGGASCAVDPTLYSILKDLRKKIAKRLELPPYVIFQDPSLEAMATTYPVTMEELQNIPGVGAGKAKRYGEEFIKVIKIHCDENEIERPEDLRVRTVANKSKLKVSIIQGIDRKIALDELAESKGLEFTDLLDEVEAIVYSGTKINIDYFLEEIMDEDHIDDIFEYFKEADSDSLEDAIAELGRDYTEEEIRLVRIKFLSEMGN
- a CDS encoding peptidylprolyl isomerase codes for the protein MHKFFNTFILPVMFMALAFTANAQDNNVIDEVVWVVGDEAILKSEVEDYYRSLQYSGEKIDGDPYCVLPERIAIQKLFLHQAKLDSIEVNDAVVLQQVDAQINYYILNFYGSKEKMEEYQGKTMAQIREELTESVRNNETVNEMKKALVKDIKITPSDVRRYFSNLPADSIPYIPTQVEVQILSVKPRIPQQEIDNIKSRLREYTDRINKGDADFSTLAIMYSQDPGSARMGGEMGFKGKAEFVPEFAKVAFSLNDPKKVSKIVETEYGYHIIQLIEKRGDRVNVRHILLRPEIAQKDLDDAVNLLDTLRTDIIDKKKFTFEEAALHLSQDKDTRNNYGLMVNKHDGTTKFEMGELPQDVAKVVDKMNVGDISKPFEMVDETNGKEVVAIVKLKSRTLGHRANIGDDYQALKAVVEKAKQDELIEEWIKKKQKETYVRIKDGWNNCEFKYDGWLKK
- the guaB gene encoding IMP dehydrogenase, which encodes MSFIADKVVMDGLTFDDVLLIPAYSEVLPREVDLTTRFSRNIQLNIPLVSAAMDTVTEAQLAIAIAREGGIGVIHKNMPIEAQARQVHMVKRAENGMIYDPITIKRGSTVKDALGLMKEYHIGGIPVVSDDGCLVGIVTNRDLRFERNPNRLIDEVMTSDNLVTTTQSTDLQQAADILQQHKIEKLPVVDKNGKLIGLVTYKDITKAKDKPFACKDKLGRLRVAAGVGVTGDSMERVAALVDAGADAIVIDTAHGHSVHVINLLKQVKAKYPQIDVVVGNIATGEAARYLADAGADGVKVGIGPGSICTTRVIAGVGVPQLSAVYEVAKALKGTNIPLIADGGIRYSGDIVKALAAGGYSVMLGGMLAGVEESPGETIIYNGRKFKSYRGMGSLEAMEKGSKDRYFQAGETDVKKLVPEGIAARVPYKGSLYEVIYQMVGGLRAGMGYCGAADIDALHKAKFTRITNAGVAESHPHDVTITSESPNYSSRG
- a CDS encoding peptidyl-prolyl cis-trans isomerase; translated protein: MRNLFSLLICLFVSAFFMACNRGGKNINNENNALVRVGDQVLYRDELSNDMPNGLSAADSARFADNYIAQWVNDRILYDVAAKNIPDLSKIDQKVDRYREDLIIFEYKKQLLDEKLSKEISEGDLKAYYDKHADEFKLKSGIIRGLFIKVPVNSPRISQLKKWYRSDKPDAVENIEKYGLNNAVIYEYFYDRWVSFSEVMDNIPYEISDETDFLRRQKYLEISDGGYWYLLNISDYKVPGSVMPFDFAKRQIREILTNKMRLQFLVNTEKELYEKAIKDNRIEYYGSQRNKEKNKNK